A section of the Conexivisphaerales archaeon genome encodes:
- a CDS encoding cupredoxin domain-containing protein: protein MTEANSILSNLKVIGAIAVIAIVGGLAVYGGTILAQNIQGTSVRSVPESIKIVYVSIVPGAATNTNLAGYSPDVITVVIGVNNTVTWINNDSYPHTVTAVNGAFASGNMNPGASYTYTFSTPGVYNYTCSYHYWMHGEVIVKQATAA, encoded by the coding sequence ATGACGGAAGCAAACAGTATCTTATCTAACCTGAAGGTAATCGGTGCAATAGCTGTTATAGCCATCGTCGGAGGTTTAGCAGTATACGGTGGCACAATCCTTGCTCAGAACATTCAGGGAACTTCAGTAAGGTCTGTCCCAGAGTCCATCAAGATAGTATATGTCAGCATTGTTCCAGGTGCTGCTACAAATACGAATCTAGCAGGATACTCGCCCGATGTAATAACAGTGGTAATAGGTGTAAACAATACAGTTACATGGATAAATAATGACTCTTATCCGCATACAGTCACGGCAGTAAATGGCGCATTTGCCTCAGGTAATATGAATCCAGGCGCTAGTTATACATATACATTCAGTACTCCGGGCGTATACAACTATACCTGCAGCTATCATTACTGGATGCATGGTGAAGTCATAGTAAAGCAAGCAACAGCTGCCTGA
- a CDS encoding transposase, translating into MKAKLLAKYSGKEKRRINNTLHRATKIIADIIAEEDVKPIMEKLTYIRERIRYGRKMNRRLHNLPFRKIQSYISYKAMERGFNSEMVDAKNTSRRCPICGELNKPNGHVFKCRRCYFQADRHLVAAWNIAMKRSMWGALPLPPKALDEPLIIEVKGKGRDESL; encoded by the coding sequence ATGAAAGCTAAGCTGCTGGCAAAATATTCTGGAAAAGAAAAGAGGAGGATAAACAACACACTCCATAGAGCGACAAAGATTATAGCTGACATAATAGCTGAAGAAGATGTTAAACCAATAATGGAGAAACTCACATACATTAGAGAAAGAATACGATATGGTAGGAAGATGAACAGGAGGCTTCATAACCTACCGTTCAGAAAGATTCAATCTTACATTTCCTATAAAGCTATGGAGCGAGGCTTTAATTCTGAAATGGTTGATGCTAAGAACACTTCCAGAAGATGCCCGATATGTGGCGAATTGAATAAGCCGAATGGGCATGTCTTCAAGTGTAGAAGATGCTACTTCCAAGCTGACAGGCATCTTGTTGCTGCCTGGAACATAGCAATGAAACGTTCAATGTGGGGTGCTTTACCGTTGCCCCCGAAAGCCCTTGATGAACCTCTAATAATAGAGGTAAAAGGGAAGGGAAGGGATGAAAGCCTATGA